Genomic segment of Hydractinia symbiolongicarpus strain clone_291-10 chromosome 5, HSymV2.1, whole genome shotgun sequence:
GCTGAATGCAAGGGCGTTTATGGCCGCCCCAGCCACGATTACAGCTATTGTCGCCatgtctctttttttttcagTACTCCACAGAATGGAACCTACCGTCCAGGATAGTTAATTGGGCATCCTGTAAGAGGTAGATGTAAGCCCTGAAATCACCGGTTCCGTCTGCTTTTTTGTTGATGTGCAGCGTGATACCATCACTTAGACGTTGTAGAGGCCTTCCGCTACCATGTAGGGTATGATCGGAAGACGCCCGAGAATCGATGAATAATGCGTACCGCTCATTAAAGAACTGCCTGATGCTCACGCTGGAGTCATGGCTACCAAGGAGGTTCACAATCTGCTCAAGGTGATCCTTGGGCAACATGGCATGGGAGTACAATTCGTTGGGCTCTCCCTCGATAGTGACGCTAACCTTCTCAATCCCGGGGTTATAGAAGACCTCGTTAACGCCGGCGTAAGTCTTCACTTTTCCAGGATCTATGAAGAGTAGCAAGACACCCTTAAACAATTTTGATGGGGTGTCAATTTGGAGCTTGTACGAAGTGTCGACCTTTTTCATGGTGATAACATTGCTACGGAGTATCCTTTCGTATGGCAGGGCCAATCTTGCATACCTCGAGATCATGGCGCTCGCGAGACCTTCGAGAGCTTGTCAAATTCTAGCCTAATGTTGGTGATCCTATACACGGTGTTGGCTGCCTTCGCGGTTGCCCCGGACCCCGTACCTCCAtccttgatgacgtcagcatgcCTCGCAAAATGTATTATGAATTGTAGCCTATCGTACAGGCCCGCTGCATAAAAGGCTAGGTCCTTCGTCAGTTCAAACATCTTGCATAGTGGTATGCAGAAGGTGTTGCCATATGCTGCAACAATCGCCTTTTCTTCATCGGTCCCGACGTGGTCACTGGCACTGACCTGCAGGGCCCTGATGGTCCCGTCGTTAGGGTtaatgccctctaaaacaaggtTGTTGTCCCTATCAAATTTTGGCAGCCATAAGTCCCTATATACGGCTAGGATATTGTAATCCGACATGTTCTGTATCTTGTTGCCGTTCAAAGTGATACGTAGGTTCTTTACCAGGCTTTTACCAATGTTACTAACAATGGTACGTTTCGTGTTGGTCTCCGTCAGCGTCAGGTCAAATAAGAGTCTGATGGACCCCGGAAAGATGACACCATTCCCGGATACATTAGGCATATGCACATGCAGGTCCTCTTTCTTGGTGATGGTTGAAGGTATGTGACTTATCTAAACCCTTTGTTTTCGGCCCTTTATACCAAAGAGTTGCTTCATCTCTGCATAGGGGTCTAGCGTCGTTCCAAATGCAgtcatgtttattatatataggaaatctttaaataaagaatGCCAACCAATCCATTATTTGTAcctgacattgatattgatgttGAGGAGGAGGATGGAGGCCATCCAGATAAGCCAGATGATACTACGTCAAAACTCCCCGGAACGCCAAAACTTCCCGGAACATCGGGGCCTTCAACAAAACATCAGCAAGGGGATACACTGACCGGGCAGAGGCAAAAACTACTAAAAAAAAACTACTAAAGATTGATGGCCTTTACGATCGTGTTACGGAAAAAATGGGGTTGCAGCGCAATGCGATATATTATATGTTCAGGAAAGAGAAGGGGAATCAACTAATTGTTAAGGAGATAGTGAAGGGCAAGAAAACCTTCAAGGAAATAGTGGTTATAAATCAAAGTGGTAGCCTAAAAACTGTTGGTCAGATACAAACGCTCCGGGGTAGTAATCGCCTGCAAGCCCTGGGGTTTGTCGACTATGTTACACCCAATAAAGGTGGTAAATAAAATAGAGGAGGAGGCCGAACATATTGAGATGGAATCGTTGGAGGAAATCGATGAATTTGTAGATGCCACGGAGAGCGTTATACAAGACACTTCGTTTGTCGGGCCCGATGAAGGTGGCATCACCCCAcgtgaaagaaagggacttgaCCTCGAACTTCAGACATTAAGGGGTAATTTGAAAAGTCTGAAAAACAAGATGATCCTATACGACAGCGAGATGAACAAGGCAGAGGGCAGGGTGAAAGAACTTGAGAAGCAGAAGGTTGGGGCGGACGAAGGACAACAAGCTAATCTTCTTGAAAGGGAAATAGAAAAGGCGAAGAAAGAGATTAGGATTTGAATGCTGGTATTCTATTCACTGACATACACCCCCAGTTGGTAAACTCCGGAAAGACCACAGAAATATGGGACCCGTACTCACGTACAGGACCTGGTGCTCTAAATTTGTAACACCAAGtggccattctcccctgttaATTTTGTACTTTGCCACAGGGTTGTATTGATAGATGttcatttcttaaaacaaaaggaGATGAAACAACTGTATATTACAGACATTGATAAACATATATATTTGAACATAATATATTTGAAGACTACCTTGGACAGCATACAATAATTGCTCTGAGATCAATCAGCATTCGACCTGGATGGCTGAACTTATATAGCAACAATGATATCACTATACGTAAAGTGGGACCTGACCAGAGGGTGAGCCCGATCAAGATTATGAGCGGGTTGTACAAAATCGAGGATATTGCGACTATTGTTAGTAGCCGGGCAGAGAATAAAATAAACCTGTTTGTTTTAAGAAATGCCTACTGTAGACTCAGGGTTGGTGACGGGTATACGGTGGTGATCAATAGGCAATTGCAAGAGCTTTTGGGACTACCACATGACCCCACATAAAAGTATTAAACGAAGGGTGACTACGATGCCATATATAGAACCGATAGGTaccataaaaaattaagacttgTTTGCCCACAgttggatgaagacgactgcctgCTTGATGGCAAAAAGTGCAACATTCTGGCCCTGCTTTCCACCAAGGAGTTAAACGCTTGGGGGGATATGTTAACCTGGACCTTTGACACTCCTGTATACCTTCCACTGAAGGGGTCCACTGACCGTCTTGAGTTCATGCTAACGGACGTCTACCCCCATGAAAAAACGTGACGATTTTTGACATCACAATGCATTTGCTGATAGAATAATAAATGAGTGATATAAGTAAACTATATCCGAGTTTACCGAGTGCACCCGCACAGGGCTCTGATATGCAGGAGGAGAGTCAAGTATACAGGCTCAAAAAAATCGATGATATTGAAAAATACCTGCGAAATGAAATAAAGGAGCGGGACAAGCTTGCgaagaaatttaaaatgcatGGGACCTGGGTACGATTCTGTGACCATGGCTTGCTTGGTGTGAGCGTGATTACGTCCGGACTTGGTATAAGCGCTATAGCCTCGGGCCTTGGGGTTTCCCTgtcttatgttatgttatgcaaTCTACATTGACATCATCATTCTCAAATTTTAGCATACTTTTTATTGACTGCGGAGAATTGCATGTCATCGTACATACGCAACCACCCCCATTGTACGTGATATATTCACGGTAGCAGTaccagcataacattttaccACTTACCACAAACCTACGCCCACAAGTACATTTGTCATATGTATcgagtaccctttcacagtcgttgcattgttcattcatttattaggaCATCAAGACGATCCTCCAGGTCTTTAATCCTCCGTTCATTGGACCCCTTCTTCTCTGATTCTTGCACTAATGCCAGAGCCATAAGAGGTAAGGAAATACCTACGCCGGCCATAAATGCAATCAGTGTTGCGGTCCCGAAGATATCGAATTTTTATTGACAGTTAATGCCCATTTTATTATCATTAAATTAAACATACATTATCTTACAACCATGTTGTAAGATGATGTTTCAAACCAACCCCAAAAATTCCTCTTGCGTCAAGTCACCTCCAAATCTTTCGAGGCGTCTCCTATCCGGTGCAGGCCCTCCCTTATAGCGTCTTTTCAACTAGCACACCGACATTTCGTACGCGCTGTCATACAACTTTCGCTCTTCCCCGTAGGCCAGACCCACAAAAGTGGCCCTCGTATATGTACTCACCACAATCCCTCATATGGGCAGCCATGTTTTCCATCACATGAAAAAAGCCTGATTTTGCTGTATGTTTTGTACTGACCTGTGGAGGGTTGTATCTCATGGGGCACCTGACGCCTATGTTATCATCGCACAATTCTACAGAGCACCAGTAACAGAGTaccattttatatacattctaacAAGGTCCGAAGCTACATATTGGACACATGTTGTCGCGCATGTCTCGCGTCCTGAACCGTTTGGGGACATACTTGAAAAGGTAGGTATACTTTTCAACGGCCCTgctgcacatgtcttgcgtcttgaaccgGTCCGGGACATATTTGAGTAGATGGGgattattttcaacaaatttgtTACACATGTCATGCGTCTTGGCATTGTCCGGAATACTGTAAAACTAACTCATCTTttaacctcatccccaggcccatttttctctttttgacgatctcggacggcgagaagaaatgaccctgggccacACTGGTCAGTTCTGAGATCTGATAGGTTTCTCAAGTTTCCGTTAATTATgaagataaattaatttatgcgtaaaaaattgaatgaataataacagaaaaacattaaTGGCGGCTAAGTTTATGTGCGAACGGGACGctgagagagagagagagagagagagagagatttattttttattaggagtttacaatgaaaatatataatatgaaaaatatattgaacattTACCTAATAAAAGGATAACTAGCACAAAGCACTTTATGTGCTTAAATAACGTGCTAGCTACCTGGGAGAACAACAGGTAGGACGAAGCCACAGGACAACACAGGGACAAGACGAACATTCAGACGAGGATATCACagagtcaaagtcaaaaatagcATGAAATGTCTGGAAGCTGCTTAAAACAAACCTTCAAGCAGGAAAAAGGAATTTGGACTgggtgaaataaaataaaattgtaattagATTTTATATGTGTTAATAAAGTgactatgtaaaaaaatttttagctcAGAGGTATTTTTACTCAAGATTTTAAAGGGTAAGGAATTTTGAAGACGGTTCCATGAGTTTATTGCAAAGAACTTAACAGACTTTTTACCAAACGCAGTTGAATGAACAAGAGGTAGATTCAAAAAGCCTTTGTCAGCAGCACGGGTGTGGTGGGAATGGGCGAAGTCGATTGCGAAAGTATTGATGAGGCTAATAGGAAGAGTTTTATAATAAAGGTTCAGTAGGAAAATTATATTATGTATACAGATCATGTCAGAGAATTTAATTAAGTCAAGGTTCCCGTATAGTGGGGTAGGAGAAGCATTGAAAGTACTAAAAGAGATGATACGGATAGCATGGTTTTGTAAAATTTCTATTCGACGGGTAAGAGAAGATTTTTGGCCCCATACCAAGGAGCAATATTGTATTTGGGAGTAGAAAATAGCAAAATAAATTTGACAAAGAACACATTTTGGAACAAAATGACGAGCTTTGGCAAGTGCTCCATTAGATTTTTTAAGGTTGGTGATGGTGATGTTAATTTGAGATTTCCAGGAGAGGTTTGAGTCAAGAGTTATACCAAGGTATTTGACAGTATCACTAGGAACGATTTTAGTTCCATTgattagaaatttaaaattaaataaaattggttttaacggagttttaaaaataacaagttcAGTTTTAGATTTATTTAATGAGATTTTATTTGCATTGAGCCATTGACAAAGGAATTTGAGATCCAAGTTAAGATGTTTATTTAGTTGTTTAGCGGATTTACTAATATTTAGCAGGTTGGTATCATCTGCAAAGAGGTGGACCATGGAATGTTTAATTGCAGTATGAAGATCATTAATATAGAGTAGAAATAAAAGTGGACCAAGAACAGAGCCCTGAGGAACACCATGACGAATAGGTTTATGTGAAGATGACGAATTATTGATAAACACAAACTGTTCTCTGTTGGTTAGGAAAGAGCGCAGCAAAGATAAAGGAACCCCACGAATaccatagtgataaagttttttaattaaaatttcatgGTCAACAGTGTCGAAAGCTTTTTGTAGGTCAATGAAGACACCACAAACAAGAAGACCATTGTCAATAGCTGGAATGTTTATGTTCTGCTggactgaatttatttttgtgaaaaataaaatatttggcatTGTTACTATAGCTTAACGTGAAAACACAATTAAATAGCTTTTAGTTGTACCCAGAGGCTGTTAAAGTAAGCTTCTGcttttttttgcagtgcagTTGAGGAGGTAGCTACTAGACTCTAAAGCTAGCGATGCTAGCTTTTGTGCACAGGGTGTAGTAAAAAATACAATGAAGGTTTCCTTGAAGACATGTTTAGCAGCTATCTGGCTAGCTTAAATACAACACAAGGTATATACAGGTATACATAACTAATTCTATTTCTCCCGAACAGACCTTCTTTTACACTCTAGCTAATATTCTTTTGGTGCAgaacacataaacaaaaaaataaaatcatatgcTGTTAATTTGgttgaaaaagataaaaaactgGATTAAGAAGTTCATACCGTTTAATTAACTAAATAGTTATACGCTTAATTAAATCGGTTAGGGATTAAATAACAATCTATTTTACAGATTAAATTACAATTTTAAGCTCTGACTGCATGGAATGCAACATCCCATGTTTTATGACTTTAATCTTTTAGTAAAGCAACAAAcataaatttattgaaaaaaatcaattggTTTGACCATAGTGGCCATTTAGTTGTAAATGAGTTTCCAGGGACCCGTTTCGTGAAAAACCGAAACTgcaatatgataaaaaagaggaatgaaaaagaaagatattgagTTAAAACTTGTTAGGAGATGCTTTTAGGCTGGTGTGATGGGATTAGCATAAAAAATGATTCTGTAATAACTGAACTTTCCGAATTTAGCCATTTAAAGCAGGgcgataagtttttttaaagacaattataaattttgacctaacaattgtaaaattttttagacAATATGATTTTATTTAGGTGTATATGCACGTTACTACAATAACAGACAAAAGGAGCCAGTTATTATATACGTCAAAACGTATATATCTGATCTATATCTGACTGACACATGGTTACGTTGATGACTCAATATTAGATAATATATAGCTAAACCATGCCACTATAATGCTGGCGTGATAAAGCCTCAACTTAGGTTTATAGAGGTTCACGTCAGCAATAAGTCGCCTGCAAGACAAAAATGGAATTAGAAAGACTGCATGTgtctaaaaaaatactaaaaacttaactagctagcttagtgcggaaggtcttgggttcaaaccccaccGAGTCAtgtcagagactataaaagtgtgaatctatcctttctgcttagcgttcagcatgagaataggattgatatcttaggcggttgtctagttgagtgattgctgtgcttgcacaactTTCATAGCTCAAATGGCTTTAAATGTGCTAGTACTTTCTTCCCAGgacccttgttgatagcagtaccaacaggaactgaacaggctatcctgggtaaataatttcaataataaaataataataataggcaTCTTCAGTAATTCTAATCACAAAACCCTCTGAGAATTCTGTGGcttggtagctagctatagctagctaaaagtactttcacttttaactataatatgaaatgaagatagctaaaaatcataattaaaaaagtgtatagctagctaccttggtTTGCACAACCTTTGTAGCTACAAAAGTACGTCTTGTACctttactagctagctagcatagatggctgaaaactttaaaataaatatatatttaaaatttgtttgtagCCAAAAAAAGCGAAGCAACACTGCAATCATGTTTTCTTGAAGCAAAAACACTTTAGCTAACTTGTTTcagattaaaaacaaaacactatCCTTGATTTTGATCCAAGATTGCTTTGCATAAATTATAGCAATACGATGTTCTCGGCGGTCCGCatgcaattcttaacaaaatgaccaaattttgtttaaattaaaaatcagcacgaatcgtgatgattttaaccagcctggcccagggtcatttcttcgcgccgtctcggatatcaaaaaagcgaaaaattgccctgggaacgaggttgactcatctttattatatactttCAACAAAGTCTGAAGATTGCAGAACAAGTTTGGAATTCCCCTTTTTACTACGTATGCGTTGATGATCAGTGGATTTTTGCTCATGATCAACGGTGTTTTGTGTAATGGAGCGTGTCAAAAAGTTGTGAAGTCACAAGGTGGTTTTCGGTATGAtaatttttataagagtttgaccgcgaattcacaaaaataaaacaaataacgGTGTATCATGACCCTCTAAACTAGTTTCTTATAATGCGACatttttgatgttattaacgtttccctttaatagttacgtcatttccttccgtacaattttgcaagcacgtagactaaagctatattcagcagaactaattaattattcaataattttaatttaaagaggaattgttgaggctgaatattatTGGTGTAAGATAATGTGtgtatagctataaaatcgtgacaagagtgttataaaataaaaaaaaaactgattatgtaaaaaaaaaaattgctgccacctttaaagatattttccaagttgATTTtcagagaaaatcaaaaaaataaataaattttcagccttgccgttgttcttattttgtttttattgttcatcaattttcaggtttattacttttcttttaaaattgttcttatagagaaataaagtttatgtaagttaagttagctatgatttacagttacaataataatcaaaaattgaattttaaaattttagaatattcaatgattttgttcccccatattactcagtcctcttcaaagttcagtactttgtcagattattgctaatggcggaaatctttaagccgcagggcttcttgtttttggTTTAGACAGACATGCACCAACGCAACACCTATTTCTTCAAATTGGGGCTTTGAACGTCAATCAATTAAATATACATCAAGTTTTACTTATTATGTACAAGATAAAACAGAACGTAACACTAAAATTGTTCAGTTCAGTTCAATACAACATAAATATACTACcagattttcaaaaattaattatgaagtactaaaaattttattaaaatctagCACATTTTCTATTAGACATAGCGGACTATACCTTTGGAATACTTTGTTATGTGAAGCAATTAGAACAAACGAAactcttaaattttttaagaaaaatacaaaagcaAAATTATTAACGACAGAACTTAtagacatttaaaaatatttttagatacaCACTCGTATATAGACTTTGTATAGTTAACATATTTCTTTACTATATTTGAtatcttttttaatattactctAAATTTCTCTCTCTTTTCTGCTTAAAAACGGGGCTTGGTCCAgccatttttgtaaatatttaaagaaattaaaacctgTAACATTTACATAACGTCGAAACATATATCGATCTATCTATCAAAaacctaaaacaacctatttgtTTCTATTactcttctgcctaagtggatttttccacgggccttatcgactagtctattataataatacggagagtgtgtccgtctgtctgtgataGATAAAGTGGATGCGTTCATTTTCCTTCGATGTTgccaaaaaatgcatgtctaatatgttacattttctgacgttacggcgcgacgtcaataacactactttaatgtCAATATTCTATATtatattaatgaagccattacagtgcacctaaaactttggtCAAATATCTTGGAAACAAGATGGTGACgttaatgatttttcaccgcgtgtgtaactagggaccacctaggaccaatttgggtaaatttcccaaaccaggatccccgaatccgtttcggattgGACGGgtttatgacatcatcaaaaaattttttaaccccaatatctctacaaccgtttgtcaaagatacttaatcctatacattttcttgatcagcgttttaagatttatacgatGAAGACAACGGGGTatataaatttgttaaaatttttttggtacTTTGGGGGAACTTTCCAGACGTCAgcagtattttaaaatattttatctccTTATCTGTTCCTTAAATATACATGTTcatttacattattttgatcggAGTCTCAAGCTCTTTACAATGGATGCTACAGGTAACAAAATTCtaacaataatttttatgtataGGAGCAGGACACTgcttacgtcatcaaaatttaaatggtcttttctatttcttctctgactaagtggattcttccacgggccttatcgactagtctcttataataataggGAGAGTGTGTGTGTCTGtatgtctgtaacaggcaaagtggatgttcTCATTTTGCTTTGATatcgccgaaaaatgcatgtctaatatgttaaattttttgacgttacggcgcgacgtcaatagcaCTACTTTAGCTAGTATAGGGGGGGTCATGATAACCAGGATTGTCCAAAaatcacggtcaaactctcataaaaattaTCATACAGAATTAtgcttgtgacgtcacaacagTAGTAGTAAGGAGTGAATTTAAGTACACTGACCTCCTTCCACACCTTTACCCCCAAAAACCCCGCTTCCACCACTTCCACCACCAGAAATACCGATTCCGAtaatacgcatgcgcaatagcgtaTACACTATAAATAATagtatacagaatatgagtaaaggAAATTCCCCAATTATTCAATCCTTGaccaaatcaaaaatttttctgGTTGGAATAAAATGTACCTATAAAAAAGTGATGAAATTTTTCAAAACGGCAATCAGTAAACTATATGATATAGTATCAGCACCAGTAGCGGCAACTCGCGAAGCTCTCGCTAACCAAATAAGGAGCGTGAAGGATACCGTTAGTTACTATTATAACAGGGTCAGGGATAAATTTTCAGGAACACCAACTCTCCACGATGAGGTTTAACGGGTCACCATCGAAGATGAATACCAAGGAATTGAGGACCTCAAACACATGTTCGGGAAAGAATCTAATCATGCCACTAATACTGATGTAATTGAGGATATccttaatatttttgatgatgacGCGGAAATGATACAAGACGGAAACCGCATCAAAACACGGCGATTTAATAATAACCTTAACCAGCCATTGACGGAGGCTATCATGCGAAAAATCACACCACACGTAGACATGCGTGTGAAGGTGGTATACAGCTTTAGCTGCGAAATTTACGGAGGGGGTGGAGATGTGGCCAATTACCACAAAACAAAGAGCTCCGGGTCACTCTCAAGCATGGCTGAAATCGAGGCTTTTACGGATGAATGCGAGATAAAGCGCCTGGATCTGGAAGATGCCGAATTTTGGACGAAAGCCCACTTGCCACCAGATAGGACTATCGAGACACCAAGAGCAAATGAaggtaaaataatattcaagcaCGTTCAGATCAAGATAATTTCTACGAGGGAACTCCTACTTGGATGTGGACCTTTTCCAGGCTGGTTGCGCATCAAGAGGTGCATttatagttttgacaaaacagaCGAAAGAATGGACAGCCTATGCTTTTGGAGATGCTTGGCCGTTCATTACCGCGAGAATCGAAAGCAACGTGAAAAACATATTACGCAAGAGGCCCTCAAGTTAGCCCACGAGTACTACGAGGACCATAATCTAAAAAGGGAGGATGTACGTGCTACGAGGCTCGTGGACTTGGAGGGCATCGCTAAAAGATTTGAAATTAATATCAGAGTCTTCGAACCAAAGACAAACTCCGACAAGTCTGCATGGCG
This window contains:
- the LOC130645017 gene encoding uncharacterized protein LOC130645017; the encoded protein is MLHPIKVVNKIEEEAEHIEMESLEEIDEFVDATESVIQDTSFVGPDEGGITPRERKGLDLELQTLRGNLKSLKNKMILYDSEMNKAEGRVKELEKQKVGADEGQQANLEREIEKAKKEIKDLNDKKKAIGEAHGILSTDIYAQLRHIKDTLLKIAKDNTTLLEKLKILFKEHDITIASIVSAMDY